One part of the Ziziphus jujuba cultivar Dongzao chromosome 2, ASM3175591v1 genome encodes these proteins:
- the LOC107435110 gene encoding disease resistance protein RGA2-like isoform X1, translated as MADSILFGIAQKIIENIASAAVQEIGSIGGVTKELSGLEETISTIKDVLLDAEEKKNHNHQVSSWLKKLEGVVYEADDLMDDFSTEASRLQLMSGSNMSKKVRTFFSSSNQLVFRRTMAHKIKDINNRLAGISKNHKNFHLEVHHEESRVVLREREQTHSYIPEKEVIGRESDRKAILDLLLDPNVEEDVSVLPIVGLGGLGKTTLAQFVFNHEKVQTNFDLKLWVCVSENFEVKSLVKRILNSATKKSTETKLMDQLQRELRDTINGKRYFLVLDDVWNEDREKWLKLENLLSNGAKGSRILITTRSQVVGNITTSSIKPYALGILNKDESWSLFKNVAFKLRHEPNNPNTKKIAMEIVDKCGGIPLAIRTIGSMLYSKPEAQWSSFLEMEFSRMPQNENDILPTLKLSYDNLPSHMKHCFAYCSLFPKDYEIEVDMLIKLWLAQGFIKSSSSGQSLEEEGFDIFSELHARSFFQEVKEHYRKKLECKMHDLMHDLAVQVAGTECTTLQSVGENINGRTRHVSFNFNLDPSNQFPTFLSKKNRIRTILLPQQSRDSKMLIDCDVPLGLKFLRTLDLHRSGLKKVPNSIGKLKHLRYLNLFGNEEIKTLPNSITKLHNLQTLKLSCCDGLVELPRDLKKLVNLRHLENDECNSLTHMPRGLGQLSNLVTLKEFIVNEEGMGPTNKQHNQAQVGVGGLNELMELNNLRGELYIRNLRYGKDASKEYKDAKLKEKQHLRALGLRWSNGSNDKDDNVDATSEAEDYEITLESLQPHPNLKELYIFDYRAGVRLASWFSSLTTLDRLLLNGCEKIKNVSALSQLPCLKALWLEKLPSLEYISNNNAKSVPLLSTLQMLEFLDLPNLKGWWKDVGEEEEKDIPLFECLSELNIWHAPKLTSNMPLYPYLEGELRLTDNHRLKTFQRTQQMKMMDSFSPLSNLTSLYIIGIESLQSLSEVKTYSLTSLRKLCVEKCPKLKIFLPAIQHLTSLQELEIISCHEVDIYGDSGDGNMWQALQSLLFLRLQDLPQLETLPDELQQLISLQKLTLEECKSLVVIPGWIGNLKSLRELRIKGSNKLTSLPEGMSQLTSLQSLYISDLPQLKTLPDGLQELTSLQKLTLEECKSLVDIPKWIGKLKSLRELRIMGSDKFTSLPDGMHELTSLQSLEIRDLPQLETLPDCLQQLTSLQQLILERCKSLMDIPEWIGNLKSLRRLHISGINKLTSLPEGMRQLTSLQSLYIGDCDPILKQRCERETGEDWHKISHSPSFSIDGERINPPQEPSTSSSSAALDKIFKSFRRLQLRNN; from the exons ATGGCAGATTCAATCCTCTTTGGGATTGCACAGAAGATCATTGAAAACATAGCTTCTGCAGCTGTGCAAGAGATTGGATCCATCGGGGGTGTAACTAAGGAGCTTTCAGGACTTGAAGAAACCATTTCAACAATCAAAGATGTACTTCTTGATGCTGAGGAGAAGAAGAACCATAACCACCAGGTGAGCAGCTGGCTCAAGAAGCTTGAAGGTGTAGTTTACGAGGCTGATGACTTGATGGATGATTTCTCCACTGAAGCTTCGCGGCTACAACTAATGAGTGGAAGTAATATGAGCAAGAAGGTGCGCACTTTCTTCTCATCCTCCAACCAACTTGTGTTTCGTCGCACCATGGCTCACAAAATAAAAGACATCAATAATAGGCTAGCTGGGATTAGTAAGAATCACAAGAACTTCCATTTGGAGGTGCACCACGAGGAGTCTAGAGTTGTCCTTAGAGAGAGGGAGCAAACTCACTCTTACATACCTGAAAAAGAAGTTATTGGGAGGGAGAGTGATAGAAAGGCCATCCTAGACCTTTTGTTAGATCCCAATGTTGAAGAGGATGTGTCAGTTTTGCCAATAGTGGGTTTGGGAGGTTTAGGGAAAACCACACTTGCTCAATTCGTGTTTAACCATGAGAAGGTTCaaacaaattttgatttaaaattgtGGGTGTGTGTCTCTGAAAATTTTGAGGTGAAATCACTTGTTaagagaattttaaattctgCAACTAAGAAGAGTACAGAGACGAAGCTGATGGATCAATTGCAAAGAGAACTTCGAGATACGATAAATGGAAAGCGTTATTTCCTTGTACTCGATGACGTAtggaatgaggatagagaaaaATGGCTAAAGTTGGAAAACTTATTGTCAAATGGTGCAAAAGGGAGTAGAATATTGATAACCACTCGTAGTCAGGTGGTAGGAAACATTACTACTAGCTCAATAAAACCGTACGCATTAGGGATTTTAAATAAAGATGAGTCATggtctttatttaaaaatgtggCTTTTAAGCTTAGGCATGAGCCAAACAACCCCAACACTAAGAAAATTGCAATGGAAATTGTGGACAAGTGTGGAGGTATTCCTCTTGCCATTAGGACAATTGGAAGCATGCTCTATTCCAAACCAGAAGCACAGTGGTCCTCTTTCCTGGAAATGGAATTTTCAAGGATGcctcaaaatgaaaatgatattttacccACTCTCAAACTTAGTTATGATAACCTTCCATCACATATGAAACACTGTTTTGCTTATTGTAGTTTATTTCCAAAAGATTATGAAATTGAAGTTGATATGTTAATAAAACTGTGGCTGGCACAAGGATTTATTAAGTCATCAAGTTCAGGTCAATCTTTGGAGGAGGAAGGGTTTGATATTTTTAGTGAATTACATGCGAGGTCATTCTTTCAAGAAGTAAAAGAAcattatagaaaaaaattagaatgcAAAATGCATGATCTCATGCATGATCTTGCAGTACAAGTAGCAGGAACCGAGTGTACTACATTGCAATCTGTTGGAGAAAATATTAACGGAAGAACTCGGCAtgtatctttcaattttaatttagatcCATCAAATCAGTTTCCAACTTTTTTGTCCAAGAAAAATAGGATTCGAACAATTCTTTTGCCTCAACAATCAAGGGATTCAAAAATGTTAATAGATTGCGATGTTCCTTTAGGTTTAAAGTTCTTGCGTACATTAGATCTTCATCGCTCTGGGCTTAAGAAAGTGCCAAATTCTATTGGTAAGTTGAAGCATTTAAGGTATCTTAATCTTTTTGGGAATGAGGAAATCAAGACACTACCAAATTCAATTACCAAGCTGCATAATTTGCAGACACTGAAACTATCATGTTGCGATGGTTTAGTAGAATTGCCAAGAGATTTGAAGAAGCTAGTGAATCTTAGGCATCTTGAGAACGATGAATGTAATAGTTTGACTCATATGCCTCGTGGGCTGGGACAATTGAGTAATCTTGTGACTTTGAAAGAGTTCATTGTGAATGAGGAGGGCATGGGTCCTACCAATAAGCAGCATAATCAAGCTCAGGTGGGTGTGGGAGGGCTTAATGAATTAATGGAACTTAACAACTTGAGAGGAGAGTTGTATATAAGAAACTTAAGATATGGAAAAGATGCGAGTAAAGAATATAAGGATGCAAAGTTGAAGGAAAAACAACATCTGCGTGCCTTAGGGTTAAGATGGTCAAATGGAAGCAATGATAAAGATGACAATGTTGACGCAACGTCCGAGGCTGAGGATTATGAAATTACGTTGGAAAGCTTGCAACCACACCCAAATcttaaagaattatatatatttgactacAGGGCTGGCGTTAGACTTGCAAGTTGGTTTTCCTCACTTACAACACTTGACAGATTGCTCTTAAACGGATGTGAGAAAATCAAAAATGTTTCGGCACTGAGTCAACTCCCGTGTCTCAAAGCATTGTGGTTGGAGAAGTTGCCTTCCCTGGAGTACATTTCAAACAATAATGCAAAGTCAGTGCCGCTACTATCTACCTTACAAATGCTTGAGTTTTTAGACTTGCCCAATCTGAAGGGATGGTGGAAGGATgttggtgaagaagaagaaaaagatattcCTCTATTCGAGTGTCTTTCTGAATTAAATATCTGGCATGCTCCCAAATTGACTTCCAATATGCCACTGTACCCCTATCTGGAAGGAGAACTTCGGTTGACTGATAATCATAGGTTGAAGACTTTCCAACGAACACAACAGATGAAGATGATGGAttctttctctcctctctcaAATTTGACTTCTCTCTATATTATAGGGATTGAGAGTCTACAATCTCTCTCAGAGGTGAAAACCTACAGCCTCACTTCTCTCAGAAAGCTGTGTGTGGAGAAGtgtccaaaattaaagatcttCTTACCTGCTATTCAACATCTCACCTCTCTTCAAGAACTAGAGATTATCAGTTGCCATGAGGTTGACATATACGGAGACAGTGGGGATGGGAATATGTGGCAAGCTCTTCAAAGCCTTCTTTTTCTCCGCTTACAAGATCTTCCACAACTGGAAACTCTCCCTGACGAGCTTCAACAACTTATCTCCCTCCAGAAACTTACATTGGAAGAGTGTAAGAGTTTGGTGGTTATTCCAGGATGGATCGGAAACCTCAAATCACTTCGAGAGCTTCGTATTAAGGGGTCAAACAAATTGACATCGCTTCCTGAAGGAATGAGTCAGCTCACCTCTTTACAATCACTTTATATTAGTGATTTGCCACAACTGAAAACTCTCCCTGACGGGCTACAGGAACTTACTTCCCTCCAGAAACTTACATTGGAAGAGTGTAAGAGTTTGGTGGATATTCCAAAATGGATCGGCAAGCTCAAATCACTTCGAGAGCTTCGTATTATGGGGTCCGACAAATTCACATCGCTTCCTGACGGAATGCATGAACTTACTTCTTTGCAATCACTTGAAATTAGAGATTTGCCACAACTGGAAACTCTCCCTGACTGTCTACAGCAACTTACTTCCCTCCAGCAACTTATATTGGAACGGTGTAAGAGTTTGATGGATATTCCGGAATGGATTGGCAACCTCAAATCACTTCGACGCCTTCATATTTCCGGGATCAACAAATTAACTTCGCTTCCTGAAGGAATGCGTCAGCTCACCTCTTTGCAATCGCTCTATATTGGAGATTGTGATCCTATCTTAAAGCAAAGATGCGAAAGGGAAACAGGGGAGGATTGGCATAAGATTTCTCACAGCCCATCGTTTTCTATAGATGGTGAAAGGATTAATCCTCCACAAGAACCatccacttcttcttcttcag caGCTCTTGACAAGATATTTAAGAGTTTCAGGAGACTACAGTTGCGCAATAATTGA
- the LOC107435110 gene encoding disease resistance protein RGA2-like isoform X2 → MADSILFGIAQKIIENIASAAVQEIGSIGGVTKELSGLEETISTIKDVLLDAEEKKNHNHQVSSWLKKLEGVVYEADDLMDDFSTEASRLQLMSGSNMSKKVRTFFSSSNQLVFRRTMAHKIKDINNRLAGISKNHKNFHLEVHHEESRVVLREREQTHSYIPEKEVIGRESDRKAILDLLLDPNVEEDVSVLPIVGLGGLGKTTLAQFVFNHEKVQTNFDLKLWVCVSENFEVKSLVKRILNSATKKSTETKLMDQLQRELRDTINGKRYFLVLDDVWNEDREKWLKLENLLSNGAKGSRILITTRSQVVGNITTSSIKPYALGILNKDESWSLFKNVAFKLRHEPNNPNTKKIAMEIVDKCGGIPLAIRTIGSMLYSKPEAQWSSFLEMEFSRMPQNENDILPTLKLSYDNLPSHMKHCFAYCSLFPKDYEIEVDMLIKLWLAQGFIKSSSSGQSLEEEGFDIFSELHARSFFQEVKEHYRKKLECKMHDLMHDLAVQVAGTECTTLQSVGENINGRTRHVSFNFNLDPSNQFPTFLSKKNRIRTILLPQQSRDSKMLIDCDVPLGLKFLRTLDLHRSGLKKVPNSIGKLKHLRYLNLFGNEEIKTLPNSITKLHNLQTLKLSCCDGLVELPRDLKKLVNLRHLENDECNSLTHMPRGLGQLSNLVTLKEFIVNEEGMGPTNKQHNQAQVGVGGLNELMELNNLRGELYIRNLRYGKDASKEYKDAKLKEKQHLRALGLRWSNGSNDKDDNVDATSEAEDYEITLESLQPHPNLKELYIFDYRAGVRLASWFSSLTTLDRLLLNGCEKIKNVSALSQLPCLKALWLEKLPSLEYISNNNAKSVPLLSTLQMLEFLDLPNLKGWWKDVGEEEEKDIPLFECLSELNIWHAPKLTSNMPLYPYLEGELRLTDNHRLKTFQRTQQMKMMDSFSPLSNLTSLYIIGIESLQSLSEVKTYSLTSLRKLCVEKCPKLKIFLPAIQHLTSLQELEIISCHEVDIYGDSGDGNMWQALQSLLFLRLQDLPQLETLPDELQQLISLQKLTLEECKSLVVIPGWIGNLKSLRELRIKGSNKLTSLPEGMSQLTSLQSLYISDLPQLKTLPDGLQELTSLQKLTLEECKSLVDIPKWIGKLKSLRELRIMGSDKFTSLPDGMHELTSLQSLEIRDLPQLETLPDCLQQLTSLQQLILERCKSLMDIPEWIGNLKSLRRLHISGINKLTSLPEGMRQLTSLQSLYIGDCDPILKQRCERETGEDWHKISHSPSFSIDGERINPPQEPSTSSSSALDKIFKSFRRLQLRNN, encoded by the exons ATGGCAGATTCAATCCTCTTTGGGATTGCACAGAAGATCATTGAAAACATAGCTTCTGCAGCTGTGCAAGAGATTGGATCCATCGGGGGTGTAACTAAGGAGCTTTCAGGACTTGAAGAAACCATTTCAACAATCAAAGATGTACTTCTTGATGCTGAGGAGAAGAAGAACCATAACCACCAGGTGAGCAGCTGGCTCAAGAAGCTTGAAGGTGTAGTTTACGAGGCTGATGACTTGATGGATGATTTCTCCACTGAAGCTTCGCGGCTACAACTAATGAGTGGAAGTAATATGAGCAAGAAGGTGCGCACTTTCTTCTCATCCTCCAACCAACTTGTGTTTCGTCGCACCATGGCTCACAAAATAAAAGACATCAATAATAGGCTAGCTGGGATTAGTAAGAATCACAAGAACTTCCATTTGGAGGTGCACCACGAGGAGTCTAGAGTTGTCCTTAGAGAGAGGGAGCAAACTCACTCTTACATACCTGAAAAAGAAGTTATTGGGAGGGAGAGTGATAGAAAGGCCATCCTAGACCTTTTGTTAGATCCCAATGTTGAAGAGGATGTGTCAGTTTTGCCAATAGTGGGTTTGGGAGGTTTAGGGAAAACCACACTTGCTCAATTCGTGTTTAACCATGAGAAGGTTCaaacaaattttgatttaaaattgtGGGTGTGTGTCTCTGAAAATTTTGAGGTGAAATCACTTGTTaagagaattttaaattctgCAACTAAGAAGAGTACAGAGACGAAGCTGATGGATCAATTGCAAAGAGAACTTCGAGATACGATAAATGGAAAGCGTTATTTCCTTGTACTCGATGACGTAtggaatgaggatagagaaaaATGGCTAAAGTTGGAAAACTTATTGTCAAATGGTGCAAAAGGGAGTAGAATATTGATAACCACTCGTAGTCAGGTGGTAGGAAACATTACTACTAGCTCAATAAAACCGTACGCATTAGGGATTTTAAATAAAGATGAGTCATggtctttatttaaaaatgtggCTTTTAAGCTTAGGCATGAGCCAAACAACCCCAACACTAAGAAAATTGCAATGGAAATTGTGGACAAGTGTGGAGGTATTCCTCTTGCCATTAGGACAATTGGAAGCATGCTCTATTCCAAACCAGAAGCACAGTGGTCCTCTTTCCTGGAAATGGAATTTTCAAGGATGcctcaaaatgaaaatgatattttacccACTCTCAAACTTAGTTATGATAACCTTCCATCACATATGAAACACTGTTTTGCTTATTGTAGTTTATTTCCAAAAGATTATGAAATTGAAGTTGATATGTTAATAAAACTGTGGCTGGCACAAGGATTTATTAAGTCATCAAGTTCAGGTCAATCTTTGGAGGAGGAAGGGTTTGATATTTTTAGTGAATTACATGCGAGGTCATTCTTTCAAGAAGTAAAAGAAcattatagaaaaaaattagaatgcAAAATGCATGATCTCATGCATGATCTTGCAGTACAAGTAGCAGGAACCGAGTGTACTACATTGCAATCTGTTGGAGAAAATATTAACGGAAGAACTCGGCAtgtatctttcaattttaatttagatcCATCAAATCAGTTTCCAACTTTTTTGTCCAAGAAAAATAGGATTCGAACAATTCTTTTGCCTCAACAATCAAGGGATTCAAAAATGTTAATAGATTGCGATGTTCCTTTAGGTTTAAAGTTCTTGCGTACATTAGATCTTCATCGCTCTGGGCTTAAGAAAGTGCCAAATTCTATTGGTAAGTTGAAGCATTTAAGGTATCTTAATCTTTTTGGGAATGAGGAAATCAAGACACTACCAAATTCAATTACCAAGCTGCATAATTTGCAGACACTGAAACTATCATGTTGCGATGGTTTAGTAGAATTGCCAAGAGATTTGAAGAAGCTAGTGAATCTTAGGCATCTTGAGAACGATGAATGTAATAGTTTGACTCATATGCCTCGTGGGCTGGGACAATTGAGTAATCTTGTGACTTTGAAAGAGTTCATTGTGAATGAGGAGGGCATGGGTCCTACCAATAAGCAGCATAATCAAGCTCAGGTGGGTGTGGGAGGGCTTAATGAATTAATGGAACTTAACAACTTGAGAGGAGAGTTGTATATAAGAAACTTAAGATATGGAAAAGATGCGAGTAAAGAATATAAGGATGCAAAGTTGAAGGAAAAACAACATCTGCGTGCCTTAGGGTTAAGATGGTCAAATGGAAGCAATGATAAAGATGACAATGTTGACGCAACGTCCGAGGCTGAGGATTATGAAATTACGTTGGAAAGCTTGCAACCACACCCAAATcttaaagaattatatatatttgactacAGGGCTGGCGTTAGACTTGCAAGTTGGTTTTCCTCACTTACAACACTTGACAGATTGCTCTTAAACGGATGTGAGAAAATCAAAAATGTTTCGGCACTGAGTCAACTCCCGTGTCTCAAAGCATTGTGGTTGGAGAAGTTGCCTTCCCTGGAGTACATTTCAAACAATAATGCAAAGTCAGTGCCGCTACTATCTACCTTACAAATGCTTGAGTTTTTAGACTTGCCCAATCTGAAGGGATGGTGGAAGGATgttggtgaagaagaagaaaaagatattcCTCTATTCGAGTGTCTTTCTGAATTAAATATCTGGCATGCTCCCAAATTGACTTCCAATATGCCACTGTACCCCTATCTGGAAGGAGAACTTCGGTTGACTGATAATCATAGGTTGAAGACTTTCCAACGAACACAACAGATGAAGATGATGGAttctttctctcctctctcaAATTTGACTTCTCTCTATATTATAGGGATTGAGAGTCTACAATCTCTCTCAGAGGTGAAAACCTACAGCCTCACTTCTCTCAGAAAGCTGTGTGTGGAGAAGtgtccaaaattaaagatcttCTTACCTGCTATTCAACATCTCACCTCTCTTCAAGAACTAGAGATTATCAGTTGCCATGAGGTTGACATATACGGAGACAGTGGGGATGGGAATATGTGGCAAGCTCTTCAAAGCCTTCTTTTTCTCCGCTTACAAGATCTTCCACAACTGGAAACTCTCCCTGACGAGCTTCAACAACTTATCTCCCTCCAGAAACTTACATTGGAAGAGTGTAAGAGTTTGGTGGTTATTCCAGGATGGATCGGAAACCTCAAATCACTTCGAGAGCTTCGTATTAAGGGGTCAAACAAATTGACATCGCTTCCTGAAGGAATGAGTCAGCTCACCTCTTTACAATCACTTTATATTAGTGATTTGCCACAACTGAAAACTCTCCCTGACGGGCTACAGGAACTTACTTCCCTCCAGAAACTTACATTGGAAGAGTGTAAGAGTTTGGTGGATATTCCAAAATGGATCGGCAAGCTCAAATCACTTCGAGAGCTTCGTATTATGGGGTCCGACAAATTCACATCGCTTCCTGACGGAATGCATGAACTTACTTCTTTGCAATCACTTGAAATTAGAGATTTGCCACAACTGGAAACTCTCCCTGACTGTCTACAGCAACTTACTTCCCTCCAGCAACTTATATTGGAACGGTGTAAGAGTTTGATGGATATTCCGGAATGGATTGGCAACCTCAAATCACTTCGACGCCTTCATATTTCCGGGATCAACAAATTAACTTCGCTTCCTGAAGGAATGCGTCAGCTCACCTCTTTGCAATCGCTCTATATTGGAGATTGTGATCCTATCTTAAAGCAAAGATGCGAAAGGGAAACAGGGGAGGATTGGCATAAGATTTCTCACAGCCCATCGTTTTCTATAGATGGTGAAAGGATTAATCCTCCACAAGAACCatccacttcttcttcttcag CTCTTGACAAGATATTTAAGAGTTTCAGGAGACTACAGTTGCGCAATAATTGA